A portion of the Agrobacterium tumefaciens genome contains these proteins:
- a CDS encoding creatininase family protein: MPNSYTHYHDENVTDPHLRATGAISVLPLGAHEQHGPHLPFETDTLIAAGIVSRLAAVLPASLPVSFLPVEPVGYSIEHMNVPGTKSLRYDEAVERWLGIAKAEYEKGVRKFVMLNAHGGNSPLMTIVATEARARFGMLAVATSWTRFGVPVDIVKPEDKAIDIHGGDIETSVMLALCPERVAMEKAANFPSRQSDFASRFRHLRAYGPHAFGWLMGDLNPDGVAGNAAAASAEKGERIISHAVSGLVELLEDVHAFDITLFHNKI; the protein is encoded by the coding sequence ATGCCAAACTCATACACGCATTATCACGACGAAAACGTAACAGACCCTCATCTTCGCGCAACAGGTGCAATTTCAGTGCTGCCGCTCGGTGCGCACGAACAGCACGGGCCGCACCTGCCCTTCGAGACAGACACGCTGATTGCGGCGGGCATTGTCTCCCGTTTGGCTGCTGTTTTGCCCGCCAGTCTGCCGGTCTCCTTCCTGCCGGTGGAGCCCGTTGGATATTCCATCGAGCACATGAATGTGCCGGGCACGAAGTCGTTGCGTTACGATGAGGCCGTTGAGCGCTGGCTCGGCATTGCTAAGGCCGAATATGAAAAAGGCGTGCGCAAATTCGTGATGTTGAACGCCCATGGCGGCAATTCGCCATTGATGACCATCGTCGCCACCGAGGCGCGCGCCCGCTTCGGTATGCTGGCGGTCGCCACCAGCTGGACTCGTTTCGGCGTGCCGGTGGATATCGTGAAGCCTGAAGACAAGGCGATCGATATCCATGGTGGCGATATCGAGACGTCGGTCATGCTGGCGCTTTGCCCGGAGCGGGTGGCGATGGAAAAAGCCGCCAACTTCCCCTCCCGCCAGAGCGATTTCGCCAGCCGTTTCAGGCATCTGCGTGCCTATGGTCCACACGCTTTCGGTTGGCTTATGGGCGACCTGAACCCGGATGGCGTTGCCGGAAACGCCGCCGCCGCCTCAGCCGAGAAAGGCGAAAGGATCATTTCCCATGCCGTTTCGGGCCTTGTCGAACTGCTTGAAGACGTCCACGCTTTTGACATAACGTTATTTCATAACAAAATTTGA
- a CDS encoding MarR family winged helix-turn-helix transcriptional regulator → MSKDKTGHKDKGAKKDKGTKKVKDAKKRDENFNPEELAQSITQAARSMRTALSHSLAESGLYAGQDGVILALAQEGSLTPGQIAQKLGVKAPTMTRTIGRMEAQGFVERSGDDEDGRVTLVKLTETGLKSVEHINVSIANCGARAIEGLSAKDIRTVVKLLKVIDTNLQ, encoded by the coding sequence ATGAGCAAGGACAAAACTGGGCATAAGGACAAGGGCGCCAAAAAGGACAAGGGCACCAAGAAAGTAAAGGACGCCAAAAAGAGGGATGAGAATTTCAACCCTGAGGAACTGGCGCAATCCATCACCCAGGCCGCCCGTTCCATGCGCACGGCGCTGAGCCACAGCCTTGCCGAAAGCGGCCTTTATGCCGGGCAGGACGGCGTTATTCTGGCGTTGGCGCAGGAAGGCAGCCTCACGCCTGGGCAGATCGCCCAGAAACTTGGTGTCAAGGCGCCGACCATGACGCGAACCATCGGCCGCATGGAAGCCCAGGGCTTCGTGGAGCGCAGTGGCGATGACGAGGATGGCCGCGTAACACTGGTGAAACTGACGGAGACGGGCCTGAAAAGCGTCGAACATATCAACGTATCCATCGCAAATTGCGGTGCGCGGGCGATTGAGGGGCTTTCGGCCAAGGACATCAGGACGGTGGTTAAACTTCTCAAGGTGATCGATACCAACCTTCAATAA
- a CDS encoding LacI family DNA-binding transcriptional regulator, translating to MAQKIKLSTIAESLGLSTATISLALRDSPLVASDTRDKIKEQARALGYIYNRRAASLRTSRSGIIGVVFHDVMNPFYGEILKAIETELDRSRQTFILSNHYDSVEKQRTFIETLLQLGSDGIIMSPAIGTPIEDMTLAEENGMPAILVARSLEGVDMPTYRGDDSYGISLATNHLISLGHRTIAMVGGTDQTSTGRDRYQGYVNALRKAGIEVDPNLRIPGPRSKQGGFEAAVHFLSLPQKPTAAVCWNDLVAIGLMNGISRAGLVAGVDISVTGYDDLEEAAIATPALTTVSNGQAEVGRLAARALLDRLAGSHEPDGVHLIKPEMRIRQSTGPVRPRV from the coding sequence GTGGCACAAAAGATCAAACTGTCGACGATCGCCGAAAGCCTCGGTCTATCGACTGCCACCATCTCCCTTGCATTGCGCGACAGTCCGCTGGTCGCCTCTGACACTCGCGACAAGATCAAGGAACAGGCCCGGGCGCTCGGTTACATCTACAACCGCCGGGCCGCCAGCCTGCGCACTTCGCGCTCCGGCATTATCGGCGTGGTGTTCCACGATGTGATGAACCCGTTTTATGGGGAAATTCTCAAGGCCATCGAAACCGAGCTGGATCGCAGCCGCCAGACTTTCATTCTGTCCAACCATTATGATTCGGTTGAAAAACAGCGCACCTTCATCGAAACGCTGCTGCAACTTGGTTCTGATGGTATCATCATGTCGCCCGCCATCGGCACGCCGATCGAGGACATGACGCTGGCTGAGGAAAACGGCATGCCCGCCATTCTGGTGGCCCGCTCGCTCGAGGGCGTCGACATGCCGACCTATCGCGGCGACGACAGCTATGGCATTTCGCTTGCGACCAATCATCTGATCAGTCTTGGCCATCGCACCATCGCCATGGTTGGTGGTACCGACCAGACCTCGACCGGCCGCGATCGTTATCAGGGTTATGTCAACGCGCTGCGCAAGGCGGGAATCGAGGTCGATCCGAACCTGCGTATTCCCGGCCCACGCTCCAAGCAGGGCGGTTTCGAGGCCGCAGTGCATTTCCTGTCGCTGCCGCAGAAGCCCACCGCTGCCGTCTGCTGGAACGATCTGGTCGCCATCGGCCTGATGAACGGCATTTCGCGCGCCGGACTGGTGGCGGGCGTGGATATTTCCGTGACGGGTTACGACGATCTGGAGGAGGCGGCCATCGCCACGCCGGCGCTGACCACGGTGTCCAATGGACAGGCCGAGGTGGGGCGCCTTGCGGCGCGCGCGCTTCTGGATAGGCTGGCGGGCAGCCACGAGCCGGATGGCGTGCACCTCATCAAGCCGGAAATGCGCATCCGCCAGTCGACAGGGCCGGTGCGTCCGAGGGTTTGA